Within the Acidipropionibacterium acidipropionici genome, the region TCGGAGGAAAGGCCTACGCCACCTGCCCTCCGCTGGAGCTGCCGCGCCGCCTGTTCGGGAGGACGCGAGAGATGCTCGGCGGCCATGACGACGTCATCTCCGCCGCCACCCTGTCGCCGGGAGAACCCGAGCATCTGTGGAGCCGGTACTACGAGTGGGTCCACGAGCAGTGGTCGCCGGTCGACGACACCGAGGAGGCCCGGGCCGCGGTGCGCTCGGAGGCTGCCGAACTCGATCTGGAGCACACCAGCGTCGCGCTGGTCGACGGCCAACCCGCCGCGGTGGCCTTCGTATTCGACGACGAGGGAGCCCCGACGGTCTGCGCTGAGACGGTGGCCCGCGACACCCCCGACGGGGATGAGGCCCTGGCCAGGGTGATCAGCGACGTCGTCTCCGCGGCGTGGCGGCGTGGAGTGCGACGGCTGGCCTTCGACGGCCATCAGGAGGATCCCCACTTCGGGCCGCTGGCGGCGAAACTACCCCTGGAAGGCGCCCGGCTATTCCTGCTCGAGCTGCCTCTCAATGCTGAGGGCCTCTGAGACCCGCAGGGCCGTCCTCAT harbors:
- a CDS encoding GNAT family N-acetyltransferase, which gives rise to MVEHIQFRDFQPSDAKVITFGEPGELLSRVGAPGAVSRVATWQGRIVGYAASWLAVVHRSRRFIDVVVAPDSRGHRIGTRLVEEIRARSHRPLATKAVEGSDAEAFILSLGGKAYATCPPLELPRRLFGRTREMLGGHDDVISAATLSPGEPEHLWSRYYEWVHEQWSPVDDTEEARAAVRSEAAELDLEHTSVALVDGQPAAVAFVFDDEGAPTVCAETVARDTPDGDEALARVISDVVSAAWRRGVRRLAFDGHQEDPHFGPLAAKLPLEGARLFLLELPLNAEGL